One Cryptomeria japonica chromosome 9, Sugi_1.0, whole genome shotgun sequence genomic window carries:
- the LOC131063664 gene encoding F-box protein SKP2A-like, whose product MCIVYVLSFVGAALLELMAVCKGCAVLNERERMSLETMIETEDDATHSKWHDSPMELLVHILVLRMTTLSLLPRVYALAREMQFVDYIFLQCRCKRNMSNLVLSAVPRFNCLQSLNLRQNQHQLNEQAVEIVVKHCHDLRAIDLSNNTQLTDKSVEALACGCSLLEKLNISGCSGVSDHALIFLLEQCNKLRHLNLCGCVRAASDRALLALAHNCCHLQSLNLGWCEMVTDVGVTGLAQCCRELRALDLCGSVLIRDQSVIALAGNCHDLRSLGLYYCQNITDTAMYSLVNNGIYRSVKPNPKHKSGNNKFNTEPVYQAIVAQGSPRCGLGGSADSCSSNDRTAATSRD is encoded by the exons ATGTGTATTGTTTACGTTCTAAGCTTTGTTGGCGCTGCCTTGTTGGAGTTGATGGCAGTTTGCAAGGGTTGTGCGGTTCTTAATGAGAGAGAACGCATGTCTCTAGAGACAATG ATTGAAACTGAAGATGATGCTACGCATTCCAAATGGCATGATTCACCCATGGAGCTCCTTGTGCACATTCTTGTGTTGCGGATGACTACTCTATCATTGTTGCCTCGGGTGTATGCACTGGCTAGAGAGATGCAATTTGT TGACTATATCTTTTTGCAATGTAGATGTAAGCGGAACATGAGCAACTTGGTCCTGTCAGCTGTTCCTAGGTTCAACTGTTTGCAATCTCTTAATTTACGCCAGAATCAACACCAACTCAATGAACAGGCAGTAGAAATAGTTGTGAAGCATTGCCATGATTTACGTGCTATAGATCTTTCAAACAACACACAACTGACAGATAAATCTGTAGAGGCATTGGCATGTGGTTGTAGTCTACTAGAAAAGCTTAACATAAGTGGATGTTCTGGAGTCAGCGATCATGCACTTATCTTTCTATTAGAGCAGTGCAACAAATTGAGGCATCTAAATTTGTGTGGCTGCGTTAGAGCTGCATCTGACAGAGCTTTACTG GCACTGGCTCATAATTGCTGCCACTTGCAATCTTTGAATCTGGGTTGGTGTGAGATGGTTACTGATGTTGGTGTTACAGGATTGGCACAATGTTGCCGTGAGTTAAGAGCTCTGGACCTGTGTGGTTCTGTGTTAATAAGAG ATCAAAGTGTTATTGCATTGGCTGGAAATTGCCATGACTTAAGATCATTGGGACTCTATTACTGCCAAAACATCACAGATACTGCCATGTACTCACTAGTAAATAATGGTATATATAGATCAGTGAAACCAAATCCCAAACACAAGAGTGGCAATAATAAATTCAACACTGAGCCAGTATATCAGGCAATTGTAGCCCAGGGCTCTCCAAGATGTGGGCTTGGTGGCAGCGCAGACAGTTGCAGCAGTAATGATCGCACTGCAGCTACAAGTCGTGATTAA